One segment of Cutaneotrichosporon cavernicola HIS019 DNA, chromosome: 4 DNA contains the following:
- a CDS encoding uncharacterized protein (Protein tyrosine kinase): MPVVDGLPEASDDDSKPADRTMTSGLIANGATPHDAAMLQAHRAVADPPTNSPSLVSSPAQPVTPKSGSISVAELAIPLSDVHIRRATPDSSAPPTGPTSASAGAHEFPPDSAFVAPKFRPIPATSDHSVLNAVGQGLQAPPAMKIPPPSSAPMSRNASGMGPGERIPVHAPAPISEPVPSGRQSRAHSVSSNRGEKKGFLAKMFNVEPKERPGDVSPPLTLSSDSRPPSRNPSLKRKEEPVAPSIQRRLSERSASSVGGEGGGTKFTLKDLLGGSKDGKLGRRASGGSARGSDRGSTKGSEGGDGHSTASLLKKYGVCDKAAIGKGATAVVRLAHKWDRREEKLYAVKEFRKRRKNETEKDYVKKLTSEFCISSTLHHMNVVETVDLVQDEQQHWCEVMEYCPGGDLYAAIKKGGMSSAEVECTFKQILHGIQYLHSMGVAHRDIKPENLLLDGRGHVKITDFGVSDVFRMCWEKKTHLSKGLCGSEPYIAPELFEHKEYDARLVDVWAAAIVFYCMQFQELPWRVAKSSDPTFATYLSQYYPSGARPEGAPACPPPLNNLIPRECRHVVKHMLDPDPKTRWTVDEALKDKWMQSVKVCVEGEVNDHTHTTVGIDIVRLP; the protein is encoded by the exons ATGCCTGTTGTCGACGGATTGCCAGAAGCTAGTGACGACGACTCCAAGCCCGCCGATAGAACAATG ACATCCGGACTCATCGCCAACGGCGCTACGCCCCATGATGCTGCCATGCTACAGGCGCATCGTGCTGTCGCTGACCCGCCGACGAATTCACCTTCCCTTGTCTCATCTCCCGCTCAGCCAGTTACCCCAAAGTCTGGCTCCATCTctgtcgccgagcttgcgATTCCTCTGTCAGATGTTCACATCCGTCGAGCTACACCCGACTCGTCGGCTCCTCCCACTGGGCCCACGAGCGCGTCCGCTGGTGCCCACGAATTCCCTCCTGACTCTGCCTTTGTGGCACCAAAGT TCCGCCCGATTCCAGCGACTTCGGACCACAGCGTACTAAACGCGGTCGGCCAGGGCCTGCAAGCGCCACCCGCCATGAAGAtcccgccgccctcgtctgCGCCCATGTCGCGTAACGCGTCTGGCATGGGTCCAGGTGAGCGTATCCCGGTGCATGCTCCTGCGCCTATCAGCGAGCCCGTGCCCTCGGGCCGCCAGTCGCGGGCTCACTCTGTGAGCAGCAACCGtggcgagaagaagggatTCCTTGCCAAGATGTTCAACGTCGAGCCCAAGGAGAGGCCGGGCGACGTGTCGCCGCCACTCACCCTATCGTCCGACTCTAGACCGCCCTCGCGTAACCCCAGcctcaagcgcaaggaaGAGCCCGTTGCTCCGTCCATACAGCGCCGCCTCTCTgagcgctcggcgtcctcggtcggcggcgagggtggcggCACAAAGTTCACGCTCAAGGACTTACTCGGTGGCagcaaggacggcaagttGGGCCGCCGCGCTTCTGGGGGCTCTGCGCGTGGTTCAGATCGTGGCTCCACCAAGGGCAGCGAAGGTGGCGACGGCCATAGCACCGCCTCCTTGTTGAAGAAGTATGGTGTCTGCGACAAGGCTGCTATCGGCAAGGGCGCAACCGCAGTCGTCCGCCTTGCCCACAAATGGGACCGCCGCGAAGAAAAGTTATACGCGGTCAAAGAGTTCCGCAAGCGTCGCAAGAACGAAACAGAAAAAGACTATGTCAAGAAGCTCACGTCCGAGTTCTGCATCAGCTCGACGCTCCACCACATGAACGTTGTCGAGActgtcgacctcgtccaggACGAGCAGCAGCATTGGTGTGAGGTCATGGAGTACTGCCCCGGTGGAGATCTTTATGCTGCCATCAAGAAGGGCGGCATGTCTTctgccgaggtcgagtgTACCTTCAAGCAGATCCTTCACGGCATCCAGTACCTCCACTCTATGGGCGTCGCGCATCGCGACATCAAGCCGGAAAATCTCCTGCTCGACGGTCGTGGGCACGTCAAGATCACGGACTTTGGCGTTTCGGACGTCTTCCGCATGTGCtgggagaagaagacgcACTTGTCCAAGGGCTTGTGCGGCTCTGAGCCGTACATCGCGCCGGAGCTCTTTGAGCACAAGG AGTACGATGCGCGTCTTGTCGATGtctgggcggcggccatCGTCTTTTACTGCATGCAGTTCCAAGAGCTCCCGTGGCGTGTCGCCAAGTCGTCCGACCCCACTTTCGCTACCTACCTCTCGCAGTACTACCCGTCTGGCGCGAGGCCCGAgggcgcgccggcgtgcCCGCCACCGCTCAACAATCTGATACCGCGCGAGTGCCGCCATGTTGTCAAGCACATGCTCGATCCCGACCCGAAGACGCGCTGGactgtcgacgaggccctCAAGGACAAGTGGATGCAGTCGGTCAAGGTctgcgtcgagggcgaggtcaaCGACCACACTCATACCACAGTCGGCATCGATATCGTTCGTCTCCCTTAG